A DNA window from Fragaria vesca subsp. vesca linkage group LG3, FraVesHawaii_1.0, whole genome shotgun sequence contains the following coding sequences:
- the LOC101313003 gene encoding fasciclin-like arabinogalactan protein 11-like translates to MKQQLQPLLSLPLLLILLSHCTGISAQGAPAASPDAGPIADAPAPPGPTNVTKILEKSGNFNLLIRLLKTTQVDTQLYSQLNDSYSKLTILAPTDAAFSKLKSGSLNSLSESQKDQLLQFHLIPDFLTISNFQTLSNPVRTQAGDQFEYPLNITTSGNSVNITTGLVNTSISGTVYTDNQLAVYQVDSVLQPYGIFAPKPLPPAPAPAPEKAKHKKKASDDSPVAAVKSAAGSVVCDLSRNGLVSIGVAVVFAAAMFLLQ, encoded by the coding sequence ATGAAGCAGCAGCTACAACCTCTTCTCTCACTCCCATTGCTACTGATCCTCCTCTCCCACTGCACCGGAATCTCAGCTCAAGGCGCCCCAGCTGCGAGCCCAGATGCAGGTCCAATAGCCGACGCCCCGGCACCGCCGGGACCAACCAACGTCACCAAAATCCTTGAAAAATCCGGCAACTTCAACCTCCTCATCCGCCTGTTGAAAACCACCCAAGTTGACACCCAACTCTACAGCCAGCTAAACGACTCCTACAGCAAACTGACCATCTTGGCTCCAACTGACGCTGCCTTCTCGAAACTCAAATCAGGGTCTCTCAACTCCCTCAGTGAATCTCAGAAGGATCAGCTCTTGCAGTTCCATCTCATCCCAGATTTCCTCACCATCTCAAACTTCCAAACTCTCAGCAACCCGGTTCGGACCCAAGCCGGAGACCAGTTTGAGTACCCGCTAAACATCACCACATCTGGAAACTCAGTTAACATTACCACTGGTCTTGTCAACACTTCAATATCAGGCACTGTGTACACGGATAACCAACTGGCGGTTTATCAGGTCGACAGTGTGCTACAGCCTTATGGGATTTTTGCTCCCAAGCCTCTGCCTCCTGCTCCAGCACCGGCACCGGAAAAGGCAAAGCATAAAAAGAAGGCTTCGGACGATAGCCCAGTTGCCGCAGTGAAATCTGCTGCAGGGTCAGTAGTCTGTGATCTCTCCAGGAATGGGTTGGTCTCCATTGGAGTTGCTGTGGTTTTCGCAGCGGCAATGTTTTTGTTACAATGA